CATAATGAGGCAATGCCAAGCTTTTGATAAAAGCTTGCAGGTGCCAATTGAATGCCTGTAATTTTCTTTAAGTACAGCACGAGCGCTAATGCTGTGAACAAAAGTCCCACATTATTAGCAACAGCAGCGCCTAGAACACCAAACGGTGCAATTGTGAAGACATTTAGTAACACTTTTAATAAAAAACCTACAAATAAAAACAGAGCTGGCATTTTTAATTTCCCAAAACCTTGCAAAATAGCTGTAAATGTCAAAATAATTGACAACGGTACAATTTGTAAAACATATAACATAAGTACTTCTGATAGTGCATCTGTTTTAAATAGCATGGCATTAATATAAGGCATGACTAGTATTAGCCCTAGTGAAGCTGCCCAGCCAAACAATACGGAGGCCCTATACGTAAGCTGTATAAACGGCATCGCACTGCGCCCATTTTGCTTGTTAGACATATGTGCAACAAGTGGCACAATAGCAAGCGATAATGATGCTGCAATGACAACCCCTAATTGCACCAATGGTTGTCCGCGGTCATAAATACCTTTTGTTTCCTTAGCTAATGTCTCGTCCATTCCGCTATCTATGAGTAGCGAAAAAATAGTAAATGAATCGACAAGCTGATAGCCAAGCAATAACAAGCTACTCATACTCACACTTAAACTAAGCAATGTCACCTCTTTTAACACAGGAAAGCTTGCTATTCGTTGTTGTTGTTTGCCAATAAAAGAACCAAAGCGTTTTTTAAAAAGAAACGCAATTAATAATAAGCCAACTACTTCTCCGACGACCGTCCCAATTATAGCCATTTGTCCTGCCCCATAGAGGGACTTTGTCGTTGTCATAATTATAAACGTACCAGCTAATATAACGGAAACTCTTACCGTTTGCTCCAGTACTTGTGCATAAGCAATTGGCTCCATAATCCCTCTCGATTGAAAGCCACCCTTAAAAATAGCAAGTGCAGGCATTACTAATACAATAAAAGATCCTGTGCGTAGTAATAGCGCAAGATTGGCATCACCCATCATTTTCGCAAGTACATCTGCCCCAGCAAATAAAACACCAAAAAACACAAAGGAAAGTACTGTTAAATAACGAAAAATAATCCGCATAATGCTTCGTCTTTTCTGTGTACGTTCTTCCTCATCTACAATACAATCATTATCTGCAAGCATTTTTGAAATAGCTACCGCAAAACCGCTTGATGTCCATACTACAAAGATGGATATTACAGGATACACTTGTTGATAAATGTAAAATCCTTCGTCACCAACTAGATTTTGAAAAGGTACACGATAAATTGCGCTTAAAACTTTCACAATGAGGGCTGCAATGGTTAGTAATGCCGCGCCCTTCATGTAACTTTTCATACCAAATCGTTCCGACATAAATTGTCCTCTTTCCTTCATTTAACAATGCCAATAGTATAGCATACCTCAAAAGTATGACGCTCACGTTAACACTGTCTCCGCTATCGGTACAGCATTATGTATACAAAAAAAGTTATTGTTCACCCTAAAAGAGTCATGACAATAACTTTCGATGTTCATCAATTATTCATTTGTTTTGCTAAGAAATTAGCTGCTGTTTCCACTACTTTTACTTCTACTTCGCCAACAAAATGTACTTTAGATAAAACAATGATACAACCAATTGGATCACCATTCACCATGATTGGTGTTGCACAATATGATTTAACTTGTTCATATTGTCCAGGAACAATTTCAATAGTTGTTTCCATTTTCTCAATTTTTGTTGAGCGTTCGTCCATAAATCCTTCTGCAAAAGATGTAATACGGCGATTAATATATTCTTTCTTGCCAATCCCTGCAACAGCGATTACTTCGTCTCGGTCTGTTACAAACGCTGGAGTACCTAGCGTTTCATACAATGTTTCTACATACTCACGTGCGAATTCTCCTAAATCATTAATTGGAGAATACTTTTTCAAAATGATTTCACCTTCACGGTCCGTATAAATTTCTAACGGGTCACCTTCGCGAATACGTAGCGTTCTACGAATTTCTTTCGGTATTACCACACGTCCTAAATCATCTATACGACGAACAATTCCTGTTGCTTTCATGCTAAACTGCCTCGCTTTCGTATTCATTAAAATTTTTCTACAACAATAGTATGGTTTTTCTCAAGACAATCTATGCAAAAAATGAACGAAAAGGATTTTGAATCCAACATTATTTTTTTTAATAAAAATTTGTCTTTTCATACAATAAGGCTGAACTTGCCAATTTGTCAACAAGTTCAGCCTTTTTTCACATATTTTTTTTCGATTTTGCAATAATCTGCATTATTTCTTCTAATATATCAAAATGATGGTATTTATTGCATTTACGCTCATCAATTGTCAATATCAACTGCATACTATCCATACCGAAGCCAACAGCTCGCTCAAATTTCATCGTTTCAGTTACAATTTTACTACCATCTACTTTTGCAGAACCCTCTTCAGATATCAAAATAGAGATAACCTTTTGCTTTTCTTTAATAGAGGAAACGCCCATTTCTAAGCCCCAAATTTTCATACGTGCAATTCGCAGTAAACGTTCTGTTTCAATTGGTAAATCACCGAAACGGTCTTGCAATTCTTCAATAATTTCTTCGTATTCATCCACTTGGTCCATCGCTTTAATGCGTTTATACATTTGAATTTTTTGATAGCCATCTGGAATATACGTATCAGGAATATAAGCATCGATGTTCAGTAAAATTTCTATCTCTGGCTTATCCTCTTTTTTCACGCCAGTTTGTCGTTCTGCAATGGCCTCTTCTAGCATTTGCGAGTACAAGTCAAAGCCAACAGAATCAATAAAGCCATGTTGCTGTGCACCTAATAAATTACCAGCTCCACGAATCGATAAATCACGCATCGCAATTTTAAAACCAGATCCGAGCTCCGTAAACTCTTTAATAGCTTGTAGTCGTTGCTCCGCTACATCTGTGAGTACTTTATCACGCTGATACATAAAGTAGGCATACGCTACTCGATTTGATCGCCCTACACGACCTCGTAATTGATACAGTTGGGCTAAACCCATTCGATCTGCGTCATGGACAATAAGCGTGTTGACATTAGGAATATCTACTCCAGTCTCGATAATTGTCGTCGTAACAAGAACATCATAATCCCCTTCAATAAATGCTAAAATGACAGATTCTAATTGTGATTCAGTCATTTTACCGTGTGCATGTCCGATACGCGCTTCAGGGACAAGCGTTTGAATCTCATCAACCTTCCGTGCCATATCCTCCACTCGATTGTATAAGTAAAATACTTGGCCACCACGTGCCATTTCACGCTCAATTGCTTCTCGTACTAGTGCACCGCTATGCTCCATAACATAAGTTTGCACAGGGAAACGGTTTGCAGGAGGCGTTTCAATAACCGATAAATCACGTACACCAACCATCGACATATGCAGCGTTCTTGGAATAGGTGTTGCTGTTAAAGTTAACACGTCAACATTTGTTTTCAGCTGTTTAATTTTTTCCTTATGTGTAACACCAAAGCGCTGTTCCTCATCTACAATGAGTAGACCAAGATCTTGGAACGTTAAATCTTTAGATAAAATTCGATGAGTTCCTATTAC
The genomic region above belongs to Lysinibacillus sp. FSL W8-0992 and contains:
- a CDS encoding putative polysaccharide biosynthesis protein; this translates as MSERFGMKSYMKGAALLTIAALIVKVLSAIYRVPFQNLVGDEGFYIYQQVYPVISIFVVWTSSGFAVAISKMLADNDCIVDEEERTQKRRSIMRIIFRYLTVLSFVFFGVLFAGADVLAKMMGDANLALLLRTGSFIVLVMPALAIFKGGFQSRGIMEPIAYAQVLEQTVRVSVILAGTFIIMTTTKSLYGAGQMAIIGTVVGEVVGLLLIAFLFKKRFGSFIGKQQQRIASFPVLKEVTLLSLSVSMSSLLLLGYQLVDSFTIFSLLIDSGMDETLAKETKGIYDRGQPLVQLGVVIAASLSLAIVPLVAHMSNKQNGRSAMPFIQLTYRASVLFGWAASLGLILVMPYINAMLFKTDALSEVLMLYVLQIVPLSIILTFTAILQGFGKLKMPALFLFVGFLLKVLLNVFTIAPFGVLGAAVANNVGLLFTALALVLYLKKITGIQLAPASFYQKLGIASLCMSVVVILWLQFIPALLNGFLSERLVAVVAGFSAVCIGAIVMITCIAKLRVLAEKEWYLLPFGRRMAVYQLWLNRKK
- the spoVT gene encoding stage V sporulation protein T; this translates as MKATGIVRRIDDLGRVVIPKEIRRTLRIREGDPLEIYTDREGEIILKKYSPINDLGEFAREYVETLYETLGTPAFVTDRDEVIAVAGIGKKEYINRRITSFAEGFMDERSTKIEKMETTIEIVPGQYEQVKSYCATPIMVNGDPIGCIIVLSKVHFVGEVEVKVVETAANFLAKQMNN